A region from the Vicia villosa cultivar HV-30 ecotype Madison, WI linkage group LG3, Vvil1.0, whole genome shotgun sequence genome encodes:
- the LOC131660338 gene encoding putative 12-oxophytodienoate reductase 11 isoform X1, whose product MSKTKWENRMIKAMEEEKKKMMEGKQVIPLLTPYNMGKFNLSHRIVLAPLTRTRSYNFVAQPHAALYYSQRTTKGGFLIGEASGISDTAQGYPNTPGIWRREQVEAWKPIVEAVHKKGGIFFCQLWHAGRVSNYGYQPGGQPPISSTDKALKKEGSSSKYPPPRRLTTAEIPNVVNDFKMAAKNAIEAGFDGVEIHGANGYLLDQFLKDKVNDRDDKYGGSLENRCRFPLEVVKAVADEIGADKVGIRLSPFADYCGCGDSNPQALGIYMAKSLSQIGILYCHVIEPRMQTMFDKDESDVSLMPMRKAFDGTFIVAGGYDRSDGNKVLENGGADMVAYGRLFLANPDLPRRFELNAELNKADKSTFYTSDPVVGYTDYPFLENAS is encoded by the exons ATGTCAAA AACAAAGTGGGAGAATAGGATGATTAAAGCTatggaagaagagaagaagaaaatgatgGAAGGAAAACAAGTGATACCCCTCCTCACCCCATACAACATGGGAAAATTTAATCTATCCCACag GATAGTTTTGGCACCATTAACAAGAACAAGGTCCTACAACTTTGTGGCTCAACCACATGCTGCTCTCTATTACTCTCAAAGAACAACAAAGGGTGGCTTCTTGATTGGGGAAGCCTCAGGGATCTCAGACACTGCACAAGG GTATCCAAATACACCTGGTATTTGGAGAAGAGAGCAAGTAGAAGCATGGAAACCAATTGTTGAAGCTGTTCATAAAAAAGGAGGCATTTTCTTTTGTCAACTTTGGCATGCTGGAAGAGTATCCAATTATG GTTACCAACCGGGCGGACAACCTCCGATCTCGAGCACAGACAAGGCACTGAAAAAGGAAGGCAGCAGCTCTAAGTATCCGCCTCCTCGACGTCTGACTACCGCTGAAATCCCGAATGTTGTCAATGACTTCAAAATGGCAGCCAAGAACGCCATAGAAGCCGGTTTTGATGGAGTGGAGATACACGGCGCCAATGGATACTTGCTTGATCAATTCCTAAAAGACAAAGTAAACGATAGAGACGATAAGTACGGAGGAAGCTTAGAGAATCGCTGTCGCTTCCCGTTAGAGGTTGTTAAAGCGGTTGCTGATGAGATCGGAGCTGATAAAGTCGGTATTCGCCTCTCTCCTTTCGCTGATTACTGTGGCTGTGGAGACTCAAACCCTCAAGCTTTGGGAATTTACATGGCTAAGTCATTGAGTCAGATAGGAATTCTTTACTGTCATGTGATTGAGCCTAGGATGCAAACCATGTTTGATAAAGATGAGAGTGATGTGTCATTGATGCCGATGCGAAAGGCTTTCGATGGAACGTTTATTGTTGCTGGTGGATATGACAGGAGTGATGGAAACAAAGTGTTGGAGAATGGTGGTGCTGATATGGTTGCGTATGGTCGATTGTTTTTGGCGAATCCGGATTTGCCTAGAAGATTTGAGTTGAATGCTGAATTGAATAAGGCTGATAAGAGCACTTTTTACACCAGTGATCCTGTTGTTGGATATACAGATTATCCATTTCTTGAAAATGCTAGCTGA
- the LOC131660338 gene encoding putative 12-oxophytodienoate reductase 11 isoform X2, producing the protein MIKAMEEEKKKMMEGKQVIPLLTPYNMGKFNLSHRIVLAPLTRTRSYNFVAQPHAALYYSQRTTKGGFLIGEASGISDTAQGYPNTPGIWRREQVEAWKPIVEAVHKKGGIFFCQLWHAGRVSNYGYQPGGQPPISSTDKALKKEGSSSKYPPPRRLTTAEIPNVVNDFKMAAKNAIEAGFDGVEIHGANGYLLDQFLKDKVNDRDDKYGGSLENRCRFPLEVVKAVADEIGADKVGIRLSPFADYCGCGDSNPQALGIYMAKSLSQIGILYCHVIEPRMQTMFDKDESDVSLMPMRKAFDGTFIVAGGYDRSDGNKVLENGGADMVAYGRLFLANPDLPRRFELNAELNKADKSTFYTSDPVVGYTDYPFLENAS; encoded by the exons ATGATTAAAGCTatggaagaagagaagaagaaaatgatgGAAGGAAAACAAGTGATACCCCTCCTCACCCCATACAACATGGGAAAATTTAATCTATCCCACag GATAGTTTTGGCACCATTAACAAGAACAAGGTCCTACAACTTTGTGGCTCAACCACATGCTGCTCTCTATTACTCTCAAAGAACAACAAAGGGTGGCTTCTTGATTGGGGAAGCCTCAGGGATCTCAGACACTGCACAAGG GTATCCAAATACACCTGGTATTTGGAGAAGAGAGCAAGTAGAAGCATGGAAACCAATTGTTGAAGCTGTTCATAAAAAAGGAGGCATTTTCTTTTGTCAACTTTGGCATGCTGGAAGAGTATCCAATTATG GTTACCAACCGGGCGGACAACCTCCGATCTCGAGCACAGACAAGGCACTGAAAAAGGAAGGCAGCAGCTCTAAGTATCCGCCTCCTCGACGTCTGACTACCGCTGAAATCCCGAATGTTGTCAATGACTTCAAAATGGCAGCCAAGAACGCCATAGAAGCCGGTTTTGATGGAGTGGAGATACACGGCGCCAATGGATACTTGCTTGATCAATTCCTAAAAGACAAAGTAAACGATAGAGACGATAAGTACGGAGGAAGCTTAGAGAATCGCTGTCGCTTCCCGTTAGAGGTTGTTAAAGCGGTTGCTGATGAGATCGGAGCTGATAAAGTCGGTATTCGCCTCTCTCCTTTCGCTGATTACTGTGGCTGTGGAGACTCAAACCCTCAAGCTTTGGGAATTTACATGGCTAAGTCATTGAGTCAGATAGGAATTCTTTACTGTCATGTGATTGAGCCTAGGATGCAAACCATGTTTGATAAAGATGAGAGTGATGTGTCATTGATGCCGATGCGAAAGGCTTTCGATGGAACGTTTATTGTTGCTGGTGGATATGACAGGAGTGATGGAAACAAAGTGTTGGAGAATGGTGGTGCTGATATGGTTGCGTATGGTCGATTGTTTTTGGCGAATCCGGATTTGCCTAGAAGATTTGAGTTGAATGCTGAATTGAATAAGGCTGATAAGAGCACTTTTTACACCAGTGATCCTGTTGTTGGATATACAGATTATCCATTTCTTGAAAATGCTAGCTGA
- the LOC131660337 gene encoding HMG1/2-like protein encodes MKGGKSKGESKKAETKLAVNKKGAPATKGGKKPAKGKEPKDPNKPKRPPSAFFVFMEDFRKQFKKDNPDNKAVSAVGKAAGAKWKSLTDAEKAPYAAKAEKRKAEYEKNMKSYTKKQAEGPAAVEEEVESEKSESEVHDDNDDEEESEEEDDDE; translated from the exons ATGAAAGGAGGAAAGTCCAAGGGTGAATCGAAGAAAGCTGAAACGAA GCTTGCGGTGAATAAGAAGGGTGCTCCCGCCACCAAGGGCGGAAAGAAGCCAGCCAAGGGAAAAGAGCCAAAGGACCCTAACAAGCCAAAGAGGCCTCCAAGTGCTTTCTTCGTTTTCAT GGAGGACTTTAGGAAGCAGTTCAAAAAGGATAACCCTGACAACAAAGCTGTGTCTGCA GTGGGTAAAGCAGCTGGAGCAAAATGGAAGTCATTGACTGATGCT GAGAAAGCCCCATATGCTGCTAAGGCAGAGAAAAGGAaggctgaatatgagaagaacatgaagtcCTATACCAAGAAACAG GCCGAGGGCCCAGCTGCTGTTGAAGAAGAAGTAGAATCTGAGAAATCAGAATCTGAggtgcatgatgataatgatgatgaggaAGAAAGTGAAGAG GAGGATGATGACGAGTAG